The genomic region GCAGCGAATGCCATCCCATGCCGGGTTGGTGGGCGATCTTCGCTAGTGCCTCGCCACGTTGCCACCAATCGCGCCAGAGATGCCGCGACACCGGCTCCATGCTGTTCCCCGGTGCCGCGAAGATCCACGTGTCGCCAATGAACGGGTAACTCTTCCGCCTCCGCTGTAGCGCCGCCAACAATTCTGGCGTCATTGGCGTCTGATGTTCGAATCCGATCTTGTCGTGCGTAGCTCGCCACCGAACCGTTTCATCCTCGAAATTCACATCGGACCACCGCAACATGCTGATTGCTCCGATCCGGTGTCCGGTTTCGTTGGCGACAATCAGGGCGGTTTCAAACGTTGGATCGATCTGTGCCGCCACCGCGAGCAACGCGAGGTACGTCTCGTCATTCACGATGGGCCGCCTTGGCGATTCTTCCTTGGGGTAGTGCAGACCGTGCAGCGGGTTGCGCATGATGAGCGGACGGCCATCGTCATCGGTAACCGACATTGCCCAATTGATTGCCGAGCGGAGCAATTTGAGATCGTGTGTAATGACGCGATTACCCACCGGCTTACCCCTCACACGCCCGACACGTTGGTCGCCTCCCTTACGCCGCCAGACGATGTACTTGTCCCAATCGCGGCGATTGAGCGTTGACACTTTGCGGTCAGGGCCAAAGCAATGCAGGAACAACATTGCCGCCCGCTTGTCGTGGTGGCGTTTGCTCACCCCTTTTTGTGGTGTGACCTCACGCAAGTAATTATCAAAGAGCGAATGGAGTGTGGTCTCCTTGATGACGACCTTTTCCGGCTCGCGCAGTGCAAGCGCCACTTCCTCTGTCTTCTTCTTCGCGGCTTCCTGGTCCCGGTGCCCTAGGGCAATCCGTTTCTTCTTGCCGCGCTCGCGAAATTCGAGGAAGATCATGCCGGTTTCCGGACTTTCGAATGCACAGACCCGGTTCCGGCCCCACTCCCCAGCTGAGAAGCTCCATCGTTTCGCATCGGTCATCGTGGTACCCCTTTCTTGGAGTTCACGACAGCCCGCGCGATCTGCCCGGATGTAGCACCGGGAAGTTTGAAGGGAGGCGGGAAGGACCGCAACAGGGAAGGCTTCCGGGGCAGGTCGGACCGCCTGATTCTAGGCGCTTTCGGGCGGCCAACGTTGGGAATCTTCCCCTTACGAACCAGTGTGCCCAGATGGTCGGGGGAGTAGCCGGACTCGGCAGCGGCCTCGTGAAGGTTGAGCGCGACCTCCATTTCGGCACTGACTACGGCCTCGAAATCGGACAACATTTCTTCGCATAGCTCGGCGCCGTCAACCGTGGCGTGTCGGCGCCGCAGTGCTTCAGCTTCACTGCGCCACTTGGCGCGAAAATCATTTGGCGTCATCGCCGTTCCTCCTCCATGCGAAGGATCGTG from Gemmatimonadales bacterium harbors:
- a CDS encoding site-specific integrase: MTDAKRWSFSAGEWGRNRVCAFESPETGMIFLEFRERGKKKRIALGHRDQEAAKKKTEEVALALREPEKVVIKETTLHSLFDNYLREVTPQKGVSKRHHDKRAAMLFLHCFGPDRKVSTLNRRDWDKYIVWRRKGGDQRVGRVRGKPVGNRVITHDLKLLRSAINWAMSVTDDDGRPLIMRNPLHGLHYPKEESPRRPIVNDETYLALLAVAAQIDPTFETALIVANETGHRIGAISMLRWSDVNFEDETVRWRATHDKIGFEHQTPMTPELLAALQRRRKSYPFIGDTWIFAAPGNSMEPVSRHLWRDWWQRGEALAKIAHQPGMGWHSLRRKFATEMKETPLKDLCYLGGWKEPQTILKCYQRADTATMKKSLANRTRLVSVSI